A portion of the Drosophila sechellia strain sech25 chromosome 2R, ASM438219v1, whole genome shotgun sequence genome contains these proteins:
- the LOC6618875 gene encoding epidermal growth factor receptor substrate 15-like 1 isoform X3, producing MNVDFARVCGKHIGVYEAYYKLIDPKGTGAIEAMTAAKFLKKSGLSDVVLSRIWDLSDPSGKGFLDKPGFFVALKLVSLSQAGQVASMANIYLDIANPPKLGELPKTMPSRIQTVPVASGGVANGDWSIGVIDRLKYEQLFESLHPSNGMLPGNKVKGVLMDSKLPMSILGTIWDLADQDKDGNLDMHEFVVAMHLVYQTLQKRTIPSVLPPELRKPGAAGPPPKPAMPPPPAGAAMPRAPSGEGFGDGGFVANFPKDIAPPAAIPPLPVAVPPMTRIPPVGAVSSQPLIQTDPLIPIGAPVTANADWVVTPADLKRFEEIFRQSDLDKDGLVSGLEVKDIFIKSGIPQRSLADIWALCDTNQSGKLTVEQFALAMWFVERKQRGVDPPHVLNANMVPPSMRATVAGVDLQPQEVKPTYSNPELEMISKEIEELARERRVLETEIAQKEADVRIKNGEVRSLQSELDTLTATLKQLENQRGEAQKRLDDLQAQVTHNTAVLANVSLDISRTNEQVTKIRDQCHMQEETINEQEGELNAKRSELQKLKDEEASLQKEYDSNNRELSKLTNHLQATQLQISSVRSMVTQLLETQRQMTDALLICRAAMENQNAELVSEYQLKIEPDFDEARKTLTKEVQLPKDDPFEENNSGVANKATNGFGSDPFSGQPANKPAISTGFDDSFNMSSGFDSGFDAFGQSETGSAFGQTQRDPFGGDAFTANKSNAITPEPGKDDFGSDPFAALHAPTGQGQVLSPNAQKSGPPPRPESPSPALPPKKSKVPPPRPAPPRAAQPTGGFGSGGGGFADFDDFDNK from the exons ATGAATGTGGACTTTGCGAGGGTGTGCGGGAAGCACATAGGCGTCTACGAGGCCTACTACAAACTG ATTGACCCCAAAGGCACCGGGGCAATTGAGGCCATGACAGCGGCCAAGTTTCTCAAGAAGTCTGGCCTCAGCGACGTTGTGCTGAGCAGGATCTGGGACCTGTCTGATCCGAGCGGCAAGGGCTTTCTGGACAAGCCGGGCTTTTTTGTAGCCCTTAAGCTGGTGTCCCTGTCACAGGCGGGACAGGTGGCCAGCATGGCCAACATCTACCTGGACATTGCCAACCCGCCCAAGTTG GGTGAACTACCAAAAACGATGCCGTCGCGTATTCAGACTGTTCCCGTTGCTAGCGGCGGAGTGGCAAACGGAGACTGGTCCATCGGGGTGATCGATCGGCTCAAGTACGAGCAACTCTTCGAGTCCCTGCACCCCAGTAACGGAATGCTGCCGGGCAACAAGGTCAAGGGCGTGCTCATGGACTCCAAGCTGCCCATGAGCATACTGGGAACTATATGGGATTTGGCCGACCAGGACAAGGACGGCAACCTGGATATGCACGAATTCGTGGTGGCCATGCACCTGGTCTACCAGACGCTGCAGAAGCGCACCATCCCCAGCGTGCTGCCGCCCGAGCTGCGAAAGCCCGGAGCAGCAGGTCCGCCACCGAAGCCAGCCATGCCACCACCGCCAGCGGGTGCTGCTATGCCACGTGCTCCCAGCGGGGAAGGTTTTGGGGACGGCGGCTTTGTAGCCAATTTTCCCAAGGACATCGCCCCGCCGGCGGCTATTCCGCCGCTCCCGGTGGCTGTGCCCCCCATGACGCGCATTCCCCCGGTAGGAGCGGTTAGCTCTCAACCGCTGATTCAGACGGATCCATTGATACCGATTGGAGCTCCGGTGACGGCGAATGCCGACTGGGTTGTCACCCCAGCGGACCTTAAGCGGTTCGAGGAGATATTCCGGCAATCGGATCTGGATAAGGACGGCCTGGTCTCCGGCCTTGAGGTGAAGGATATTTTCATCAAGTCGGGTATTCCGCAGCGCAGCCTAGCAGACATCTG GGCTCTTTGTGACACCAATCAGTCCGGCAAGCTGACTGTGGAACAGTTTGCACTGGCCATGTGGTTCGTGGAGCGAAAGCAGCGCGGTGTGGACCCGCCCCATGTCCTCAACGCTAATATGGTGCCGCCCTCAATGCGCGCCACTGTGGCTGGAGTCGATCTGCAGCCCCAGGAGGTCAAGCCCACTTACTCAAACCCGGAGCTGGAAATGATCTCCAAGGAGATTGAGGAGTTGGCCCGCGAGCGGAGGGTTTTGGAGACGGAGATTGCCCAAAAAGAAGCGGATGTGCGCATCAAAAACGGCGAAGTGCGCAGTTTGCAG AGTGAACTGGATACTCTTACCGCCACGCTGAAGCAGCTGGAGAACCAGCGAGGAGAGGCCCAGAAGCGACTGGATGACCTGCAGGCTCAA GTTACCCACAATACGGCCGTGCTGGCCAACGTAAGTCTTGACATATCGCGCACCAACGAGCAG GTGACCAAGATTCGCGACCAGTGCCACATGCAGGAGGAGACCATCAACGAGCAGGAGGGCGAATTAAACGCAAAACGCTCGGAGCTGCAGAAGCTCAAGGACGAAGAAGCTTCGTTGCAGAAGGAGTACGACAGCAACAATCGGGAGTTATCCAAGCTAACCAACCACCTGCAGGCAACCCAACTGCAAATCAGCTCG GTCCGATCAATGGTCACACAGCTGCTGGAGACGCAGCGACAGATGACTGACGCTTTGCTCATTTGTCGGGCTGCCATGGAGAACCAAAACGCCGAACTCGTATCCGAATACCAGTTGAAGATAGAGCCGGACTTTGATGAGGCGCGCAAGACCCTGACAAAGGAAGTGCAACTGCCCAAGGACGATCCCTTTGAGGAGAACAACAGCGGCGTCGCCAATAAAGCTACCAACGGCTTCGGCAGTGATCCGTTCTCCGGTCAGCCGGCCAACAAGCCGGCAATTTCTACAGGCTTTGATGACAGCTTCAACATGAGCTCAGGCTTCGATAGTGGCTTCGATGCCTTTGGTCAGAGCGAAACGGGCTCAGCCTTTGGTCAGACCCAGCGGGATCCCTTCGGCGGGGATGCCTTTACGGCCAACAAGAGCAACGCCATTACTCCTGAG CCCGGCAAGGACGACTTCGGCAGTGATCCGTTTGCTGCCCTGCATGCTCCAACCGGCCAGGGTCAGGTGCTCAGTCCCAACGCCCAGAAGTCCGGACCGCCGCCCAGACCGGAGTCTCCTAGTCCAGCATTGCCGCCAAAGAAGTCCAAGGTGCCGCCTCCACGACCAGCGCCACCACGAGCAGCACAG CCCACGGGTGGTTTCGGAAGCGGCGGAGGAGGATTTGCCGACTTTGACGACTTCGACAATAAG TGA
- the LOC6618876 gene encoding histone-lysine N-methyltransferase eggless, whose protein sequence is MSEEPTAIDCLESSGSTVEDVQETPASREKSYGLPLRKKEYSLESLRVSLEKGEKAAKDVEMEDLTQSEAITGNGSTMKQRPYGGKASDEPGKLADESEDRKGENTKARSIAIEGSPVLVAVDSDSSVELIESPVKSSPANESEEDPSKPDAVNEATAVEAKEPKEMTDSSISSPTSESSPEKDECINKKGQQRNEQEAPGMEVDQDVEESINRPAEEDKIEKTLKDHKRISSTEIEEYKNDDKKDDVLEVELEKGTAPKATEDEKLNALSSDGDVFYDKECVNCNCTKLHKQYVLANMATLNFYQVLRKSSKQQFLCMGCHDTAMDLYEEYAGQLMAKQPLLLKDFHQDHADFVALDSSDEEEEEKQPEKSDFSKEKLQLIEDELDDAIKNVLNKVDFTAQMAWSKTILQAKADHLERQFALADVELEKVQTTADKMHCALYNSCPVAHKHLPILDIEPSDYVHEVPPAGEIVRPPIQLGETYYAVKNKAIASWVSIKVIEFTESTAINGNTMKSYKIRYLNTPYQMIKTVTAKHIAYFEPPPVRLTIGTRVIAYFDGTTLSRGKDKGVVQSAFYPGIIAEPLKQANRYRYLIFYDDGYTQYVPHRDVRLVCQASEKVWEDVHAASRDFIQKYVEKYSVDRPMVQCTRGQSMNTESNGTWLYARVMDIDCSLVLMQFEGDKNHTEWIYRGSLRLGPVFRETQNNMNSSSAQQLRVPRRTEPFIRYTKEMESSSKVNQQMRAFARKSSASAQNNALAAASSAATSAGGRTNAGGASTSNSSSAVRHLNNSTIYVDDENRPKGHVVYFTAKRNLPPKMYKRHECSPNCLFKIVHRLDSYSPLAKPLLSGWERLVMRQKTKKSVVYKGPCGKSLRNLAEVHRYLRATENVLNVDNFDFTPDLKCLAEYSIDPSIVKDTDISKGQEKMAIPLVNYYDNTLPPPCTYAKQRIPTEGVHLNLDEEFLLCCDCEDDCSDKSKCACWQLTVAGVRYCNPKKPIEEIGYQYKRLHEHVPTGIYECNSRCKCKKNCLNRVVQFSLEMKLQVFKTSNRGWGLRCVNDIPKGAFICIYAGHLLTETMANEGGQDAGDEYFADLDYIEVAEQLKEGYESEVDHSDPDAEEDNGGPDAEDDDDFRPNYHYQRKIKRSSRSSSTQSCSTQSSELDSQERAVINFNPNADLDETVRENSVRRLFGKDEAPYIMDAKTTGNLGRYFNHSCNPNLFVQNVFVDTHDLRFPWVAFFSAAHIRSGTELTWNYNYEVGVVPGKVLYCQCGAPNCRIRLL, encoded by the exons ATGTCTGAGGAGCCAACAGCCATAGACTGCTTAGAGAGCAGTGGAAGCACAGTGGAGGATGTCCAGGAAACACCAGCGTCGAGAGAAAAAAGTTACGGGTTGCCGTTGCGCAAAAAAGAATATAGTTTGGAGTCTCTTAGAGTCTCTCTAGAAAAGGGAGAAAAAGCCGCAAAAGATGTGGAGATGGAGGACCTGACACAAAGTGAAGCAATCACCGGCAACGGTTCAACAATGAAGCAGCGCCCATATGGAGGTAAGGCTTCTGATGAACCTGGAAAGTTGGCCGACGAATCGGAGGACCGCAAGGGAGAGAACACGAAAGCTCGCAGTATCGCCATTGAAGGCAGCCCGGTTCTGGTAGCTGTGGATTCGGACAGCAGCGTTGAGCTAATAGAGAGTCCTGTCAAATCCTCCCCCGCCAACGAAAGTGAGGAAGATCCGTCGAAGCCAGATGCTGTCAATGAAGCTACGGCTGTTGAGGCTAAAGAGCCCAAGGAAATGACTGATAGCAGTATCAGCAGTCCCACATCCGAAAGTTCTCCCGAAAAAGATGAATGCATAAATAAGAAGGGGCAACAGAGAAATGAGCAAGAAGCTCCTGGCATGGAAGTAGATCAGGACGTTGAGGAGTCAATAAATCGCCCAGCAGAAGAAGACAAGATTGAGAAGACATTAAAAGATCACAAGCGTATTAGCTCAACGGAAATCGAAGAATACAAAAATGATGATAAAAAAGACGATGTCCTAGAGGTGGAGCTTGAAAAGGGCACTGCTCCGAAAGCTACAGAGGACGAGAAGCTGAACGCTTTGTCATCAGATGGAGATGTGTTCTACGACAAGGAATGTGTCAACTGCAATTGCACAAAGCTTCATAAACAGTACGTGTTGGCTAACATGGCCACTTTAAACTTTTACCAGGTGCTCCGAAAGTCTTCCAAGCAACAGTTCCTCTGCATGGGATGTCATGACACAGCAATGGACTTGTATGAG GAGTATGCAGGTCAACTGATGGCCAAGCAGCCGCTGCTGCTGAAGGATTTCCACCAGGATCACGCTGATTTTGTGGCTCTGGACAGCAGCGATGAGGAAGAAGAGGAGAAGCAGCCAG AAAAATCGGACTTTTCGAAAGAAAAGCTGCAGCTCATTGAAGATGAACTCGATGATGCCATCAAGAACGTGCTCAACAAGGTGGATTTTACGGCTCAGATGGCCTGGTCAAAAACCATTCTCCAGGCGAAAGCAGACCACTTGGAGCGACAATTCGCACTGGCAGATGTGGAACTCGAAAAAGTTCAGACTACCGCTGACAAAATGCACTGCGCTCTGTATAATTCGTGTCCGGTGGCACACAAACATCTACCCATCCTGGACATCGAACCCAGTGACTATGTG CATGAAGTTCCACCTGCCGGCGAAATCGTGCGTCCTCCAATCCAGTTGGGAGAAACCTACTACGCTGTTAAGAACAAGGCTATTGCCAGCTGGGTGTCCATAAAGGTAATCGAGTTTACGGAGAGCACCGCCATCAACGGAAACACGATGAAGAGCTACAAGATTAGGTACCTCAACACACCGTACCAGATGATCAAGACAGTGACGGCCAAGCACATTGCCTACTTCGAACCACCGCCAGTGCGACTGACCATTG GTACCCGCGTGATTGCCTACTTCGATGGCACTACTTTGTCGCGGGGCAAGGATAAGGGCGTGGTGCAGAGCGCCTTTTATCCAGGCATCATCGCTGAGCCGTTGAAGCAGGCAAATCGCTACCGCTACCTTATATTCTACGACGATGGGTACACTCAGTACGTTCCGCACCGCGATGTCCGTCTAGTTTGCCAGGCTTCCGAGAAAGTGTGGGAGGACGTACACGCCGCGTCGCGCGATTTCATACAGAAGTACGTGGAGAAGTACTCTGTGGATCGTCCCATGGTGCAATGCACCCGGGGCCAAAGTATGAACACTGAATCGAACGGCACCTGGCTGTACGCGCGCGTCATGGACATCGACTGCAGCTTGGTGTTGATGCAGTTTGAGGGAGACAAAAACCATACGGAGTGGATATACAGGGGTTCATTGCGTTTGGGTCCTGTCTTCAGGGAAACCCAGAACAATATGAACAGTTCAAGCGCACAGCAGCTGCGTGTCCCAAGA CGCACGGAGCCCTTTATCCGGTACACCAAGGAGATGGAGTCTAGCAGCAAGGTGAACCAGCAGATGCGTGCCTTTGCCCGCAAGAGCAGCGCCTCTGCGCAAAATAACGCATTAGCAGCTGCATCTTCGGCAGCCACCTCAGCCGGAGGACGCACCAATGCAGGAGGTGCCAGCACCAGTAATAGCTCAAGTGCTGTACGGCATCTGAACAACTCGACAATCTACGTGGACGACGAGAACAGGCCCAAGGGCCATGTAGTCTACTTTACAGCCAAGCGGAATCTGCCTCCCAAAATGTACAAGCGACACGAGTGCAGCCCGAACTGCCTTTTTAAGATCGTTCACCGTCTGGACAGCTACAGTCCGTTGGCAAAGCCTCTGCTTTCTGGCTGGGAACGTCTTGTCATGCGGCAGAAGACCAAGAAGTCCGTGGTATACAAGGGACCTTGTGGCAAAAGCTTGCGCAACCTGGCCGAAGTTCACAGGTACCTACGAGCTACTGAAAATGTGTTGAACGTAGACAATTTTGACTTTACGCCCGACCTCAAGTGTCTGGCCGAGTACTCCATTGATCCCTCGATCGTGAAAGACACGGACATTTCAAAGGGGCAGGAGAAGATGGCGATTCCGCTGGTAAACTACTACGACAACACACTGCCGCCCCCATGCACCTACGCCAAGCAGCGCATCCCCACCGAGGGGGTTCATCTGAATCTGGACGAGGAGTTCCTCTTGTGCTGCGACTGCGAGGACGACTGCTCG GACAAGTCAAAGTGCGCTTGTTGGCAGCTAACGGTGGCGGGCGTGCGGTACTGCAACCCGAAGAAGCCCATCGAGGAAATAGGCTACCAGTACAAGCGACTCCACGAGCACGTGCCCACCGGCATCTACGAGTGCAACTCGCGCTGCAAGTGCAAGAAGAATTGCCTGAACCGGGTGGTGCAGTTCTCCCTAGAGATGAAACTGCAGGTGTTCAAGACCTCGAATCGTGGATGGGGCTTGCGCTGCGTTAACGACATTCCCAAGGGCGCTTTCATCTGTATATACGCCGGCCATCTGCTCACGGAGACTATGGCCAACGAAGGCGGACAGGACGCCGGCGACGAGTATTTCGCGGACTTAGATTACATAGAGGTCGCTGAACAGTTGAAAGAGGGATATGAGTCGGAGGTGGACCACTCGGACCCTGACGCGGAGGAGGACAACGGTGGACCCGATGCCGAGGACGATGACGACTTCCGGCCAAACTATCACTACCAGCGCAAGATCAAGCGCTCTTCCAGAAGCAGCTCCACGCAGAGCTGCTCCACGCAGAGCAGCGAGTTGGACTCGCAGGAGCGTGCGGTGATCAACTTTAACCCAAATGCCGATCTGGACGAGACGGTGCGCGAGAACTCGGTGCGAAGGCTTTTTGGCAAGGACGAGGCGCCCTACATCATGGACGCCAAGACAACGGGCAACCTTGGACGCTATTTCAAC CACTCGTGCAACCCTAATCTCTTCGTGCAGAACGTGTTCGTGGACACCCACGACCTGCGTTTCCCCTGGGTTGCCTTCTTTTCGGCCGCGCACATCCGCTCCGGCACCGAGCTGACCTGGAACTACAATTACGAGGTGGGCGTGGTGCCCGGCAAGGTGTTATACTGCCAGTGCGGGGCCCCCAATTGCCGCATTCGTCTGCTCTAA
- the LOC6618878 gene encoding larval cuticle protein 9, with translation MKFVIVLACLLGVAFANEEADVLKSDSEVNVLDFNYAYELSNHIRAVQAGALKEHDNWVVSGEYEYVAPNGKTVKVVYTADETGYHPKVVEA, from the exons ATGAAGTTCGTG ATCGTTCTTGCCTGCCTTTTGGGCGTGGCCTTCGCCAACGAGGAGGCTGATGTTCTGAAGAGCGACTCCGAGGTAAACGTGCTGGACTTTAACTACGCCTATGAACTGTCCAACCATATTCGCGCCGTGCAAGCTGGAGCCCTGAAGGAGCACGACAACTGGGTGGTTTCCGGGGAGTACGAGTACGTGGCCCCCAACGGCAAGACCGTCAAGGTGGTCTACACCGCCGATGAGACCGGCTACCACCCAAAGGTCGTCGAGGCCTAA
- the LOC6618879 gene encoding uncharacterized RNA-binding protein C365.04c, with translation MASDSDSDYEVEAFINPKRVRRTVNDDSADLLGNFDDQKRREIFEGTYVDKEDGRNPSDPEDSNSEDEARSDDEAAAEGSDASAAEEDESAENGQITSDQLSSLLRGASKTNRHVLYVTNLNFETTKDDLELHFSAAGAVKSIRIPKKRRGGFAFVEMADLSSFQNAFQLHNTELQGRNIKVQISEAGKKKSANKKNIIKQKNRKLAEMRNEQKTFTKSGKFYDKDLKKEKAKEMLARKRWRKKPAPRPT, from the coding sequence ATGGCCAGTGATTCTGACAGCGATTATGAGGTGGAGGCTTTCATCAATCCCAAGCGGGTGCGGCGCACGGTCAACGACGACAGTGCGGATCTGTTGGGAAACTTCGACGACCAGAAGCGGAGGGAGATCTTCGAGGGCACGTATGTGGACAAGGAGGACGGACGGAATCCCAGTGACCCAGAGGATAGTAACAGCGAGGATGAGGCCAGGTCCGACGACGAGGCAGCCGCTGAGGGCAGTGATGCTTCCGCAGCTGAGGAAGACGAATCTGCGGAAAACGGGCAGATAACCAGTGACCAGCTGAGTTCACTGCTTCGAGGAGCCTCCAAAACCAACAGACACGTCCTGTACGTGACGAACCTCAACTTCGAAACTACAAAGGACGACCTGGAGCTGCACTTCTCTGCGGCAGGCGCGGTCAAGTCCATCCGCATTCCCAAGAAGCGGCGAGGGGGATTCGCCTTTGTGGAAATGGCCGACTTGAGCAGTTTCCAGAATGCCTTCCAGCTGCACAACACGGAGCTGCAGGGACGCAACATCAAGGTGCAGATCTCCGAGGCGGGCAAGAAGAAGTCGGCCAACAAGAAGAACATCATCAAGCAAAAGAACCGAAAGCTGGCCGAGATGCGCAACGAGCAGAAGACCTTCACGAAGAGCGGCAAGTTCTACGACAAGGACCTGAAAAAGGAGAAGGCCAAGGAAATGCTGGCGCGAAAGCGGTGGCGCAAAAAACCCGCCCCCAGACCCACATAA
- the LOC6618880 gene encoding tyrosine--tRNA ligase, mitochondrial translates to MLPLRRSLLKPLQDVLRQSHRQLAQKNLLELTDRGFFQGIFPDTAAPRMKQLFTSGRQSIYAGFDPTADSLHVGNLLVIMGLIHCQRAGHRPIALVGGATGLIGDPSGRKTERNQLGETVIETNLKAIEQQLRQVFENHENCLWDSKKQKFPLAPLIIVNNADWYADLQLIDFVANMGRHFRMGSMLSRSSVQSRMESEDGMSFTEFTYQIFQAYDWLHLLRRHNCCFQMGGSDQTGNLMTGHELISRVERKREVFGLTLPLVTTEEGDKFGKSAGNAVWLDCNKTSPFALYQFFLRMPDSEVEKLLKLFTFIPLPQVEQLMREHTREPEKRKAQTLLAEDVTLLVHGESGLKQAERVTNALYKGNVEGLAQLNLPEIQQTFQGATMVNLLTEPGMSILELAMKAKCFPTETDAVRIINAGGFYVNQKRVQNIAEVLTTGVHILRNGISLLRVGKRNFYIVRWQ, encoded by the exons ATGTTGCCTCTGCGCCGGAGTTTGCTGAAACCGCTCCAGGATGTACTCCGACAGAGCCATCGCCAGCTGGCGCAGAAGAACCTTCTGGAGCTCACAGATCGAGGCTTTTTTCAGGGCATATTTCCTGATACAGCAGC TCCCAGGATGAAACAGCTTTTCACCAGCGGCCGACAAAGCATCTACGCAGGATTCGATCCCACCGCTGACAGCCTACACGTGGGAAACCTGCTGGTAATAATGGGCCTGATCCATTGCCAAAGAGCCGGCCACAGACCTATTGCCCTCGTAGGAGGAGCAACTGGACTCATCGGGGATCCCAGTGGACGCAAGACAGAGCGCAACCAACTGGGCGAGACGGTGATCGAGACCAATTTGAAGGCTATCGAGCAACAGCTTCGCCAGGTGTTCGAAAATCACGAAAACTGCCTTTGGGACTCTAAGAAACAGAAATTCCCACTGGCTCCCCTAAT AATCGTCAACAATGCCGACTGGTACGCGGACCTGCAGCTCATCGACTTTGTGGCCAACATGGGACGACATTTTCGCATGGGGTCAATGCTCTCCAGATCCTCGGTGCAGTCCCGCATGGAGTCGGAGGATGGAATGAGCTTCACCGAGTTCACCTACCAGATTTTCCAAGCCTACGACTGGCTGCACCTACTGCGCCGCCACAACTGCTGCTTTCAAATGGGTGGCTCTGATCAGACGGGCAATTTAATGACTGGCCACGAGCTCATTAGCCGCGTAGAGCGAAAGCGAGAGGTCTTTGGGCTCACCCTGCCACTGGTCACGACGGAGGAGGGCGATAAGTTCGGCAAGTCGGCAGGCAATGCAGTGTGGCTAGACTGTAACAAGACCTCGCCTTTCGCCCTCTACCAGTTTTTCCTGCGCATGCCAGACTCCGAGGTCGAAAAGCTCCTGAAGCTGTTCACCTTCATCCCGCTGCCCCAGGTGGAGCAGTTGATGCGGGAGCACACGAGGGAGCCCGAGAAGCGGAAGGCGCAGACTCTGCTGGCTGAGGACGTGACTCTGCTGGTTCATGGAG AAAGTGGGCTGAAGCAGGCGGAACGGGTGACTAATGCCTTGTACAAAGGCAACGTGGAGGGTTTAGCGCAACTCAACCTTCCCGAGATCCAGCAGACCTTTCAGGGAGCGACTATGGTGAACCTGCTGACCGAGCCCGGAATGTCCATCCTGGAGCTGGCCATGAAGGCGAAGTGCTTTCCCACGGAGA cggatgcTGTACGTATTATAAACGCAGGCGGATTTTACGTTAACCAAAAGCGGGTGCAGAATATCGCCGAAGTGCTAACTACGGGCGTGCACATCCTGCGCAACGGAATTTCTCTGCTGCGCGTGGGCAAACGCAACTTCTATATTGTGCGCTGGCAATAG
- the LOC6618881 gene encoding uncharacterized protein LOC6618881 → MLLKIRHALLEVTSPPAAKQSAIIINNEVIISSGSILKPHLAVDGDKGAQNKAIVARLQRGQLLDVQNEEQKEDAQIRSLHFVATFDPQQRRPRPNTAPGSRKPHILSRFTAYPLYVFCADEVCRNLYHILLTADSGDAGEVLRSSFVVLGLRKPEKEESFKRFLAHIANYLRHLQPMHTLDDVLVMCSPFGLENFYKTISIGKVSNVMGRSGCLFAISNALPLGCEGSAVFNNKLRLVGIVICTSFQRHHENVNLTLAANFGYLLRNFMEQLGMSTTEFQLSREPSSFAWERTIVVIESAGQQGTGTFIRVHNKRFILTCAHVVGQNTETVNCRAADSEFQSEVIWCNPDSDKPFDLALLTAPQDVPERCCVRLARSPATLGQMVYNAGFPYYVNFSFRHDFNPSIFQGRIIKCDTGAIMSDGSVQAGQSGGPMFDQNGCILGVCVSNIKLDDVVYPNINTAIPICDIRNTLQQFARTNDLNVLSNLVASPDVHRVWSMEMPPIRSKL, encoded by the exons ATGCTGCTGAAGATACGCCACGCCCTGCTGGAGGTCACCAGTCCACCGGCCGCGAAGCAGTCCGCGATCATTATTAACAACGAAGTCATCATCAGTTCGGGAAGCATTCTGAAACCACATTTGGCCGTAGATGGGGACAAAGGAGCGCAGAACAAGGCAATTGTTGCCAGACTGCAGCGGGGTCAACTGCTAGATGTTCAAAATGAGGAGCAGAAAGAGGATGCGCAGATCCGCTCACTACATTTTGTGGCCACCTTCGATCCGCAGCAACGACGGCCGAGGCCAAACACTGCACCTGGGTCGCGGAAACCACACATCCTCTCCCGCTTCACTGCCTATCCGCTGTACGTGTTCTGTGCGGACGAAGTATGCCGCAACCTGTACCACATATTACTCACTGCTGACTCCGGCGATGCGGGTGAGGTGCTGCGCTCCAGTTTCGTGGTGCTGGGCCTGCGAAAGCCCGAAAAGGAGGAGTCCTTCAAGCGCTTCCTCGCGCACATCGCTAACTACTTGCGACACCTGCAGCCCATGCACACTTTGGACGACGTGCTGGTCATGTGCTCGCCCTTTGGTTTGGAGAACTTTTATAAGACCATCAGCATTGGAAAAGTGTCTAATGTTATGGGACGCAGTGGCTGCTTGTTTGCCATTTCAAACGCTTTGCCCCTGGGCTGTGAAGGCTCTGCAGTGTTCAACAACAAGCT TCGGCTCGTTGGCATTGTGATATGCACCTCATTCCAACGCCATCACGAAAACGTCAACCTCACACTGGCCGCGAACTTTGGCTACCTTTTGCGGAATTTTATGGAACAACTGGGCATGTCTACTACAGAATTCCAGCTAAGTCGAGAGCCGTCGAGCTTTGCCT GGGAGCGCACCATTGTGGTCATCGAGTCGGCGGGTCAGCAAGGTACCGGGACCTTCATACGAGTCCACAACAAGCGCTTTATCCTCACTTGTGCACATGTGGTGGGACAG AATACTGAGACTGTTAATTGCCGTGCTGCCGATAGCGAGTTCCAGTCTGAGGTGATTTGGTGCAACCCGGACAGCGATAAGCCCTTCGACTTGGCTCTACTTACAGCTCCGCAGGATGTGCCGGAGCGATGCTGCGTACGACTGGCCAGGAGTCCGGCCACCCTCGGGCAAATGGTGTACAACGCCGGGTTTCCCTACTACGTTAACTTCAGCTTCAGGCACGACTTCAACCCTTCGATTTTTCAAGGGAGGATCATCAAGTGCGACACCGGGGCCATTATGTCCGATGGCAGCGTGCAGGCGGGCCAAAGTGGAGGACCGATGTTCGACCAGAATGGATGCATCCTAGGCGTCTGTGTGTCCAACATTAAATTAGACGACGTCGTCTACCCAAACATAAATACAGCCATTCCTATTTGTGATATCCGCAACACGTTGCAGCAGTTTGCACGCACCAACG ACTTAAATGTGCTTAGCAACCTGGTAGCCAGTCCAGATGTACACCGCGTCTGGTCTATGGAAATGCCCCCCATTCGCAGCAAACTCTGA